A single Azospirillum sp. TSA2s DNA region contains:
- a CDS encoding DUF1987 domain-containing protein yields MDSLRIEATSCSPLIDFDPAAGLLRIEGESYPENSFDFYAPVFSWLEEYLKAPAPAVVLDIGLSYLNTSSIKCMIDVLEMLDGAHQKGQTVSVRWHYDSDNDRALDMAEEFAEDVSLRFEILAH; encoded by the coding sequence ATGGACAGTTTGCGGATCGAGGCAACCTCCTGCTCGCCCCTGATCGATTTCGATCCGGCGGCCGGGCTGCTGCGCATCGAAGGGGAATCCTATCCGGAGAACTCCTTCGACTTCTACGCGCCGGTGTTCAGCTGGCTGGAGGAGTATCTGAAGGCCCCCGCCCCGGCGGTGGTGCTGGACATCGGGCTGAGCTATCTCAACACCAGCAGCATCAAATGCATGATCGACGTGCTGGAGATGCTGGACGGCGCCCACCAGAAGGGTCAGACGGTGTCGGTGCGCTGGCATTACGACAGCGACAACGACCGCGCGCTCGACATGGCCGAGGAATTTGCCGAGGACGTGTCGCTGCGTTTCGAAATTCTGGCGCACTGA
- a CDS encoding SiaB family protein kinase, protein MKGNELFNLQELLSRQKLLICFSGPFSHSVIEELGKAVRNHLENERIEKSAIMDVFSVYVEQAQNVRNYTASREALGRPIPANSGIVVIGKEGDHYAVSSGNLVEADDVPGLSAMLEKLRGLDKAGLKAVYKEQSRKPREPGASGAGLGLIDMARKATRPLEYSLRAVDDAYFFFSLEVQL, encoded by the coding sequence ATGAAAGGCAACGAACTCTTCAACCTGCAGGAGCTGCTGTCGCGGCAGAAGCTGCTGATCTGCTTCAGCGGCCCCTTCAGCCACAGCGTCATCGAGGAGCTGGGCAAGGCGGTCCGCAACCATCTGGAAAATGAGCGGATCGAAAAGTCGGCGATCATGGACGTCTTCTCCGTCTATGTGGAGCAGGCGCAGAATGTCCGCAATTACACGGCATCGCGCGAAGCGCTGGGCCGGCCGATCCCGGCCAACAGCGGCATCGTGGTGATCGGCAAGGAAGGCGACCATTACGCCGTCAGCTCCGGCAATCTGGTGGAGGCGGACGACGTGCCCGGTCTGTCGGCGATGCTGGAAAAGCTGCGCGGGCTGGACAAGGCCGGCCTCAAGGCGGTCTACAAGGAGCAGTCGCGCAAGCCGCGCGAGCCGGGCGCCAGCGGCGCCGGGCTGGGGCTGATCGACATGGCGCGCAAGGCCACCCGGCCGCTGGAATACTCGCTGCGCGCGGTGGACGACGCCTATTTCTTCTTCAGCCTTGAAGTCCAGCTATAA
- a CDS encoding SpoIIE family protein phosphatase codes for MSVTGWDDTESYTLRGAGPRGSGDEVARAGGSSLLTRVILMIVGCTLLVGLIAMGVSSVLVGRQQRDALTHRATLVGTLQASAMGQAVWEFDTRAVEAMIRGLMAEDPAVRSVKVWAATGGRGGHGEPLVELDRPAGRAELATVERQIVMSGSNGERTMVGLLRMTYSLEEAESATLTALAPMAGLVIFSLLAVIGMISVLLNRLVLAPLARLTRSAGAIAAGDYRVRLRNTRADEIGQLTVAFNHMAETVHDYTERLEQRVAERTEELRQSNEQLAVVNRQVMDSIQYASLLQSAILPDEREMARHLDGVCVLWRPRDVVGGDFHIFRELEDGRFLIGVADCSGHGVPGAFMTMTVSAILDHVLSETPDSDPAAILGGLNRMVRAALARGRDNPRFDNGLDIGLCLVRPDRGDLLFAGGRIGLHIVDPGTDKVDEVKGDPQSLGYRRSDIGHRFTTHRVELAPGRSFYLTTDGFLDQAGGARGFGFGNRRFSTMLLEHDAIPMAERRTAFAQSLAEHQGERAQRDDITLVGFTVSPALAAVSAADASSSHPVHP; via the coding sequence ATGAGCGTCACGGGATGGGACGACACCGAATCCTATACGCTTCGCGGCGCCGGCCCCCGTGGATCGGGTGACGAGGTCGCCCGCGCCGGCGGATCGTCTCTGCTGACCCGCGTCATTCTGATGATCGTCGGCTGCACCCTGCTGGTCGGGCTGATCGCCATGGGCGTGTCGTCCGTGCTGGTCGGCCGGCAGCAGCGCGACGCGCTGACCCACCGCGCGACGCTGGTCGGCACGCTCCAGGCTTCGGCCATGGGGCAGGCGGTTTGGGAGTTCGACACCCGCGCGGTGGAGGCGATGATCCGCGGCCTGATGGCCGAGGATCCGGCGGTGCGCAGCGTCAAGGTGTGGGCGGCGACCGGCGGACGCGGCGGCCATGGCGAACCGTTGGTGGAGCTGGACCGTCCTGCCGGGCGGGCGGAGCTGGCGACCGTCGAACGGCAGATCGTCATGTCAGGCAGCAACGGCGAGCGCACGATGGTCGGCCTGCTGCGCATGACCTATTCGCTGGAGGAGGCGGAAAGCGCCACCCTGACGGCGCTGGCGCCGATGGCGGGTCTCGTCATCTTCTCGCTTCTGGCGGTCATCGGCATGATCAGCGTGCTGCTGAACCGGCTGGTGCTGGCGCCGCTCGCCAGGCTGACGCGGTCGGCGGGCGCCATCGCCGCCGGCGACTATCGCGTGCGCCTGCGCAACACCCGCGCCGACGAGATCGGCCAACTGACCGTCGCCTTCAACCATATGGCGGAAACCGTCCACGACTATACCGAACGGCTGGAACAGCGCGTCGCCGAACGGACGGAGGAACTGCGCCAGTCCAATGAGCAGCTGGCGGTCGTCAACCGGCAGGTGATGGACAGCATCCAGTATGCAAGCCTCCTGCAGTCGGCCATCCTACCGGACGAGCGCGAGATGGCGCGGCATCTGGACGGCGTCTGCGTGCTGTGGCGTCCGCGCGACGTGGTGGGCGGCGATTTCCACATCTTCCGCGAGTTGGAGGACGGCCGCTTCCTGATCGGCGTCGCCGACTGTTCCGGCCATGGCGTGCCGGGCGCCTTCATGACGATGACGGTGTCGGCCATCCTCGACCATGTGCTGTCGGAAACGCCGGACAGCGATCCGGCGGCGATCCTGGGCGGGCTGAACCGCATGGTGCGCGCGGCGCTGGCCCGCGGACGCGACAACCCGCGCTTCGACAACGGGCTGGACATCGGGCTGTGCCTGGTGCGGCCGGATCGCGGCGACCTGCTGTTCGCCGGCGGGCGGATCGGCCTGCACATCGTCGATCCCGGTACCGACAAGGTCGACGAGGTGAAGGGCGACCCGCAGAGCCTGGGCTATCGCCGCTCCGACATCGGCCATCGCTTCACCACCCACCGGGTGGAACTGGCGCCGGGCCGCAGTTTCTACCTGACCACCGACGGTTTCCTCGATCAGGCCGGCGGCGCCCGCGGCTTCGGCTTCGGCAACCGCCGCTTCAGCACCATGCTGCTGGAGCACGACGCGATCCCGATGGCGGAGCGCAGGACCGCCTTCGCGCAGTCCCTGGCCGAGCATCAGGGCGAGCGGGCCCAGCGCGACGACATCACCCTGGTCGGCTTCACCGTTTCGCCGGCACTTGCGGCGGTGTCCGCGGCCGACGCATCCTCCTCCCACCCCGTCCACCCGTAA
- a CDS encoding ABC transporter substrate-binding protein produces the protein MAFGVRAFAATGGVAARLALCIGLASAALPAAARPVTILAPELPPMMTADGSGREASIIKETLATCGHEAHFKVVPFGRHWNDYRDGVQAGGPVDAVTTVPAGMEMPGSRSVPYIHYQNGASVLKSSGLTVRSLADLAGKRVITFSGAPDVLPGLRAAIPSFGDFRERADQMVHSNLLFAGRVDAVLADGLIFAEYNRQLQEKAKSAGGLPFDPAQPVQFTAIFPPTPYSMVFHDESLRADFDRCFAELKAKGRIDAIDREWVARYAATVGDRYLSNR, from the coding sequence ATGGCGTTCGGTGTTCGTGCATTCGCTGCCACAGGGGGAGTCGCGGCCCGCCTGGCCCTCTGCATCGGCCTCGCTTCCGCGGCGCTGCCCGCGGCGGCCCGCCCGGTGACCATCCTGGCGCCGGAACTGCCGCCGATGATGACCGCCGACGGCTCCGGGCGCGAGGCCTCCATCATCAAGGAAACCCTGGCCACCTGCGGGCATGAGGCGCATTTCAAGGTTGTCCCCTTCGGCCGCCACTGGAACGACTATCGCGACGGTGTCCAGGCGGGCGGGCCGGTGGATGCCGTCACCACCGTTCCGGCGGGAATGGAGATGCCGGGGTCCCGCTCCGTCCCCTATATCCATTACCAGAACGGCGCCTCGGTGCTGAAAAGCAGCGGCCTGACGGTGCGGTCGCTGGCCGATCTGGCGGGCAAGCGGGTCATCACCTTTTCCGGCGCGCCCGACGTGCTGCCGGGCCTGCGCGCCGCGATCCCCAGCTTCGGCGATTTCCGCGAGCGCGCCGACCAGATGGTGCATTCCAACCTGCTGTTCGCCGGCCGGGTGGACGCGGTGCTGGCCGACGGCCTGATCTTCGCCGAATACAACCGCCAGCTTCAGGAGAAGGCGAAATCGGCCGGCGGGCTGCCGTTCGATCCGGCCCAGCCGGTGCAGTTCACCGCCATTTTCCCGCCGACGCCCTACAGCATGGTTTTCCATGACGAGTCGCTGCGCGCCGACTTCGACCGCTGCTTTGCCGAGTTGAAGGCGAAGGGGCGTATCGACGCCATCGACCGCGAGTGGGTGGCCCGCTATGCCGCGACGGTCGGCGACCGCTACCTATCCAATCGGTAA
- a CDS encoding response regulator transcription factor — protein sequence MARIIVVEDEADLRDDLVEYLDRCGFEVRGASRGAELDRLLDAGPADVIVLDINLPDEDGFSVARRVRASSSAAIIMLTARSSLIDRVIGLELGADVYLVKPVDFREVEAQIKALMRRMQKGADSPPAADHVQAPPAAPAGAPPADLRKAWLFDDIEWRIQPPSGAAVPLTATEYKFLSLLVTAPGEAVSRQDISLALTGRDWDPYSRSIDSLVRRLRIKVEERSGCALPVQAVHGVGYAFVGPVVTSAVEDSAG from the coding sequence GTGGCCCGGATCATTGTGGTCGAAGACGAAGCCGACCTTCGTGACGATCTTGTCGAATATCTCGATCGCTGCGGCTTCGAGGTGCGGGGGGCGTCGCGCGGTGCGGAGCTGGACCGGCTGCTGGACGCAGGACCGGCCGACGTCATCGTGCTCGACATCAACCTGCCCGACGAGGATGGCTTTTCGGTCGCCCGCCGCGTCCGCGCCAGTTCCTCGGCAGCCATCATCATGCTGACGGCGCGGTCCAGCCTGATCGACCGCGTCATCGGGCTGGAACTGGGCGCCGACGTCTATCTGGTCAAGCCGGTCGATTTCCGCGAGGTGGAGGCGCAGATCAAGGCGCTGATGCGCCGGATGCAGAAGGGCGCCGATTCGCCGCCTGCCGCAGACCATGTCCAGGCGCCGCCCGCCGCTCCCGCCGGCGCACCGCCTGCGGACCTGCGCAAGGCCTGGCTGTTCGACGACATCGAATGGCGCATCCAGCCGCCGAGCGGCGCCGCCGTTCCGCTGACCGCGACGGAGTACAAGTTCCTCTCACTGCTGGTCACCGCGCCCGGCGAAGCGGTGAGCCGTCAGGACATCTCCCTGGCGCTGACGGGCCGCGACTGGGACCCCTACAGCCGCTCCATCGACTCGCTGGTCCGCCGCCTGCGCATCAAGGTGGAGGAGCGCAGCGGCTGCGCCCTGCCGGTCCAGGCGGTGCACGGCGTCGGCTACGCCTTCGTCGGCCCGGTGGTGACCAGCGCAGTGGAGGACAGCGCCGGCTGA
- the polA gene encoding DNA polymerase I — translation MTAETAGATASENTATDAKATTGGDGSGLYLVDGSGFIFRAFHALPMLTRPDGTPVNAVLGFSNMLLKLLADAKAEAVAVVFDSKRLNFRNEFYPDYKAHRPEPPEELKPQFALIREATEAFCLPCLELEGFEADDLIATYARLAQEAGRQVTIVSSDKDLMQLVRPGVGMFDPMKNKSIGPDEVFEKFGVPPEKVVDVQALAGDSVDNVPGVPGIGVKTAAQLITEYGDLEALLANAEKIKQPARRQKLIEFADLARVSRRLVLLDDQVPPPKPLDELRVREPDHQKLIDFLRAQGFRSIVSRVEMEMQKDGRIADGAAGGAAPTAAAAPVSKSPAPAESTAAEDRPARKTVLHVPEVRYELVQDADALRRWVERARETGVLAVDTETDSLTPATATLVGVSLSTEPGIACYIPLAHGASTAAAGQLDFDAPPPPKQIPTAEAMAILKDVLEDPSVLKVGHNFKFDHQLFARNGITVSPVDDSMLISYVLEGGSHGHGMDELAELHLAYTPIPFKEVCGTGKNQITFDRVPLDKALAYAAEDADITLRLWTLLKPRLVDDRMVTVYETLDRPLVPVVADMERAGVRIDKKALSDLSQSLSVRLAEIEKDVHLLAGQTFNIGSPKQLGEILFDTMKLGTGKKGKTGAYSTDSSVLEELAEQGHTIAQRVLDWRQLAKLKSTYTDALQEKISPVTGRVHTAFALAATNTGRLSSTDPNLQNIPVRTEEGKKIRRAFVAAPGHKLLSVDYSQIELRLVAEMANIQALKDAFRDGLDIHAATAAQVFGIPLEQMTPDIRRKAKAINFGIIYGISGFGLGRQLGIAPGEANTFIKTYLERFHELKVWMESIKTFARQHGYVVTLFGRRCYMPGIQEKNAARRAFAERQAINAPIQGTAADIMKRAMNRMPGALAAAGSNARMLLQVHDELLFEVPEAEVEDAARIVREVMEGAAHLGVPLVAEAGIGDNWEEAH, via the coding sequence ATGACCGCCGAGACCGCTGGCGCCACCGCCTCCGAGAACACCGCGACCGATGCCAAGGCCACCACCGGCGGCGACGGCAGCGGCCTGTATCTGGTCGACGGGTCGGGCTTCATCTTCCGCGCCTTCCACGCGCTGCCGATGCTGACGCGGCCGGACGGCACGCCGGTCAATGCGGTGCTGGGCTTCTCCAACATGCTGCTGAAGCTGCTGGCCGACGCCAAGGCGGAAGCCGTGGCGGTGGTCTTCGACAGCAAGCGGCTGAATTTCCGCAACGAGTTCTACCCCGACTACAAGGCCCACCGCCCGGAGCCGCCGGAGGAGCTGAAGCCGCAGTTCGCCCTGATCCGCGAGGCGACGGAAGCCTTCTGCCTGCCCTGTCTGGAGCTGGAGGGCTTCGAGGCCGACGACCTGATCGCCACCTACGCCCGTCTGGCGCAGGAGGCCGGCCGTCAGGTCACCATCGTGTCGTCGGACAAGGACCTGATGCAGCTGGTCCGCCCCGGCGTCGGCATGTTCGACCCGATGAAGAACAAGTCCATCGGCCCCGACGAGGTGTTCGAGAAGTTCGGCGTCCCGCCGGAAAAGGTGGTGGATGTCCAGGCGCTGGCCGGCGACAGCGTCGACAATGTCCCCGGCGTGCCCGGCATCGGCGTGAAGACCGCCGCCCAGCTCATCACCGAATATGGCGACCTGGAAGCCCTGCTGGCGAACGCCGAGAAGATCAAGCAGCCGGCCCGCCGCCAGAAGCTGATCGAGTTCGCCGATCTCGCCCGCGTCTCCCGTCGTCTGGTCCTGCTGGACGATCAGGTGCCGCCGCCCAAGCCGCTGGACGAGCTGCGCGTGCGCGAGCCCGACCACCAGAAGCTGATCGATTTCCTGCGCGCCCAGGGCTTCCGCAGCATCGTCTCGCGCGTCGAGATGGAGATGCAGAAGGACGGCCGCATCGCCGACGGCGCCGCCGGCGGTGCCGCTCCCACCGCCGCCGCCGCTCCCGTATCGAAGTCCCCGGCGCCTGCCGAAAGCACGGCTGCGGAAGACCGCCCGGCCCGCAAGACGGTGCTGCATGTGCCGGAGGTGCGCTATGAGCTGGTGCAGGACGCCGACGCGCTGCGCCGCTGGGTCGAGCGGGCGCGCGAGACCGGCGTGCTGGCGGTCGATACCGAGACCGACAGCCTGACCCCGGCCACCGCCACGTTGGTCGGCGTCTCGCTGTCCACCGAGCCCGGCATCGCCTGCTACATCCCGCTCGCCCATGGCGCCTCGACCGCCGCCGCCGGGCAGCTGGACTTCGACGCCCCGCCGCCGCCCAAGCAGATCCCGACGGCGGAGGCGATGGCGATCCTGAAGGACGTGCTGGAGGACCCGTCGGTCCTCAAAGTCGGCCACAACTTCAAGTTCGACCACCAGCTGTTCGCCCGCAACGGCATCACCGTGTCGCCGGTGGACGACAGCATGCTGATCTCCTACGTGCTGGAGGGCGGTTCGCATGGCCACGGCATGGACGAGCTGGCGGAGCTGCATCTCGCCTACACGCCGATCCCCTTCAAGGAGGTCTGCGGCACCGGCAAGAACCAGATCACCTTCGACCGCGTGCCGCTGGACAAGGCGCTGGCCTATGCCGCCGAGGACGCCGACATCACGCTGCGCCTGTGGACCCTGCTGAAGCCGCGGCTGGTCGACGACCGCATGGTCACCGTGTACGAGACGCTGGACCGCCCGCTGGTCCCGGTGGTGGCGGACATGGAGCGGGCGGGCGTGCGCATCGACAAGAAGGCGCTGTCCGACCTGTCGCAGAGCCTGTCCGTCCGCCTCGCCGAGATCGAGAAGGACGTCCACCTGCTCGCCGGCCAGACCTTCAACATCGGCTCGCCCAAGCAGCTTGGCGAAATCCTGTTCGACACGATGAAGCTCGGCACCGGCAAGAAGGGCAAGACCGGCGCCTATTCCACCGACAGCAGCGTGTTGGAGGAACTGGCGGAGCAGGGCCACACCATCGCCCAGCGCGTGCTCGACTGGCGCCAGCTCGCCAAGCTGAAAAGCACCTACACCGACGCGTTGCAGGAGAAGATTTCCCCGGTCACCGGCCGCGTCCACACCGCCTTCGCGCTGGCGGCGACCAACACCGGCCGCCTGTCCTCCACCGACCCCAACCTGCAGAACATCCCGGTGCGGACGGAGGAGGGCAAGAAGATCCGCCGCGCCTTCGTGGCCGCGCCCGGCCACAAGCTGCTGAGCGTCGACTATTCGCAGATCGAGCTGCGTCTGGTGGCGGAGATGGCGAACATCCAGGCGCTGAAGGACGCCTTCCGCGACGGTCTGGACATTCACGCCGCCACCGCCGCCCAGGTCTTCGGCATTCCGTTGGAGCAGATGACGCCTGACATCCGCCGCAAGGCCAAGGCGATCAACTTCGGCATCATCTACGGCATCTCCGGCTTCGGCCTCGGCCGCCAGCTCGGCATCGCGCCCGGCGAGGCCAACACCTTCATCAAGACCTATCTGGAGCGCTTCCACGAGTTGAAGGTGTGGATGGAGTCGATAAAGACCTTCGCCCGTCAGCACGGCTATGTTGTGACGCTGTTCGGCCGCCGCTGCTACATGCCCGGCATCCAGGAAAAGAACGCCGCCCGCCGCGCCTTCGCCGAGCGTCAGGCGATCAACGCCCCGATCCAGGGCACCGCCGCCGACATCATGAAGCGCGCGATGAACCGCATGCCGGGTGCGCTGGCGGCCGCAGGCTCCAACGCCCGCATGCTGCTGCAGGTGCACGACGAACTGCTGTTCGAGGTGCCGGAAGCGGAGGTAGAGGACGCCGCGCGGATCGTGCGCGAGGTGATGGAGGGGGCGGCGCATCTCGGCGTTCCGCTGGTGGCTGAAGCGGGGATTGGGGACAATTGGGAAGAGGCGCACTGA
- a CDS encoding FdhF/YdeP family oxidoreductase, with product MSIDGLSDDKETPHYDGPAGGWGSVGSMARIMGEERPTPAVLDTLRRQNKPGGFMCVSCAWAKPAKPHTFEFCENGAKATIWELTSRRCTPDFFAEHTVTELKGWKDYDLEQQGRLTHPMRYDRASDRYVPCAWDEAFAAIGAELRAIDPEQAVFYSSGRASLETSYLYALFARLYGHNNLPDSSNMCHETTSVGLKKVIGSPVGTCVLDDFDSCNAIFFFGQNTGSNSPRLLHPLQDAVKRGAKIVTFNPVREKGLESFRNPQSPLEMLTGKETQISTLYFQVKAGGDIAAITGLIKHVLAAEEERQKEGKHVLDPDFIAQHTVGFEEMKARVNAIGWEEIEEESGLTRADLKQAADIYVEADRSIAMYGMGLTQQVHGSETLAALVNLWLLKGNIGRDGAGISPVRGHSNVQGQRTVGISEKPELVPLDRLAELFGFEPPRKEGLTTVKACEKILSGEVKAFIGLGGNFVRAIPERERMEAAWTRMRLTVQIATKLNRSHLINGEVAYLLPCLGRSEEDVQESGAQAVTMEDSLSCIHGSLGNNTPASPHLKSEVAIVAGMAKATLPPNPKVTWDAWVADYRRIRALIEETYPDQFHRFNERVFTPGGFYRGNPARERIWKTGSGKAHFTPPGRLRAIGFEDAPGRWRLMTMRSNDQFNTTIYGYSDRLRGIEGTRDVLLMNPLDIAAAGLSEGQVVALASDAGDDVDRRVGGLTVTPFHLPRGCVGAYYPEMNPLIPLWYHDEASKTPAAKGVPVRIIADGVGADGA from the coding sequence ATGAGCATCGACGGTTTGTCGGACGACAAGGAGACCCCGCATTACGACGGCCCGGCCGGCGGCTGGGGATCGGTCGGGTCGATGGCCCGCATCATGGGGGAGGAGCGGCCGACCCCCGCCGTGCTCGACACGCTGCGCCGGCAGAACAAGCCCGGCGGCTTCATGTGCGTGTCCTGCGCCTGGGCCAAGCCGGCCAAACCCCACACCTTCGAGTTCTGCGAGAATGGCGCCAAGGCGACGATCTGGGAACTGACCAGCCGGCGCTGCACGCCCGATTTCTTCGCGGAGCACACGGTTACCGAGTTGAAGGGTTGGAAGGATTACGACCTGGAACAGCAGGGGCGGCTGACCCACCCCATGCGCTATGACCGGGCCAGCGACCGCTATGTGCCCTGCGCGTGGGACGAGGCCTTCGCCGCCATCGGGGCGGAGTTGCGCGCCATCGACCCGGAACAGGCGGTGTTCTATTCGTCGGGCCGCGCCAGCCTGGAGACGTCGTATCTCTATGCGCTGTTCGCGCGGCTCTATGGGCACAACAATTTGCCCGACAGTTCCAACATGTGCCACGAGACGACCTCGGTCGGGCTGAAGAAGGTCATCGGCTCACCGGTCGGCACCTGCGTGCTGGACGATTTCGACAGCTGCAACGCCATCTTCTTCTTCGGCCAGAACACCGGGTCGAACAGCCCCCGCCTGCTCCACCCTTTGCAGGACGCCGTAAAGCGCGGGGCGAAGATCGTCACCTTCAACCCCGTGCGGGAAAAGGGGCTGGAGAGCTTCCGCAACCCGCAAAGCCCGCTGGAGATGCTGACCGGCAAGGAAACGCAGATCTCGACCCTCTATTTCCAGGTGAAGGCCGGCGGCGACATCGCGGCGATCACAGGCCTGATCAAGCATGTGCTGGCGGCGGAGGAGGAGCGGCAGAAGGAGGGCAAGCATGTCCTCGACCCCGACTTCATCGCCCAGCACACCGTCGGCTTCGAGGAGATGAAGGCGCGGGTGAACGCCATCGGCTGGGAGGAGATCGAAGAGGAATCAGGTCTGACCCGCGCCGACCTGAAGCAGGCCGCCGACATCTATGTCGAGGCCGACCGCTCCATCGCCATGTACGGCATGGGCCTGACCCAGCAGGTGCACGGGTCGGAGACGCTGGCGGCGCTGGTCAATCTGTGGCTGCTGAAGGGCAATATCGGCCGCGACGGCGCCGGCATCTCCCCCGTGCGCGGGCATTCGAACGTCCAGGGGCAGCGCACCGTCGGCATTTCCGAAAAGCCGGAGCTGGTGCCGCTCGACCGGCTGGCCGAACTGTTCGGCTTCGAGCCGCCGCGCAAGGAGGGGCTGACCACCGTCAAGGCCTGCGAGAAGATCCTGTCGGGCGAGGTGAAGGCCTTCATCGGCCTCGGCGGCAACTTCGTCCGCGCCATCCCCGAGCGCGAACGGATGGAGGCGGCCTGGACGCGCATGCGCCTGACCGTGCAGATCGCCACCAAGCTGAACCGCAGCCACCTGATCAACGGCGAGGTCGCCTATCTGCTGCCCTGTCTCGGCCGGTCGGAAGAGGATGTGCAGGAGAGCGGTGCGCAGGCGGTGACGATGGAGGACAGCCTCAGTTGCATCCATGGCTCGCTCGGCAACAACACGCCGGCCAGCCCGCACCTGAAGTCGGAGGTCGCGATCGTCGCCGGCATGGCGAAGGCGACCCTGCCGCCCAACCCGAAGGTGACGTGGGACGCGTGGGTGGCCGATTACCGCCGCATCCGCGCGCTGATCGAGGAGACCTATCCCGACCAGTTCCACCGCTTCAACGAACGGGTCTTCACCCCCGGCGGCTTCTACCGCGGCAACCCGGCGCGCGAGCGGATCTGGAAGACGGGGTCCGGCAAGGCCCACTTCACCCCGCCGGGCCGCCTGCGCGCCATCGGTTTCGAAGATGCGCCGGGCCGCTGGCGGCTGATGACGATGCGGTCGAACGACCAGTTCAACACGACGATCTACGGCTATTCCGACCGCCTGCGCGGGATCGAGGGCACCCGCGACGTGCTGCTGATGAACCCGCTGGACATCGCCGCGGCAGGCCTGAGCGAGGGTCAGGTGGTCGCGCTGGCGAGCGATGCCGGCGACGATGTCGATCGCCGGGTCGGCGGGCTGACGGTCACGCCCTTCCACCTGCCGCGCGGCTGCGTCGGGGCGTACTACCCGGAGATGAACCCGCTGATTCCGCTGTGGTATCACGACGAGGCGTCGAAAACTCCGGCGGCGAAAGGTGTGCCGGTGCGGATCATTGCGGATGGGGTGGGGGCCGACGGGGCCTGA